The following coding sequences lie in one Arachis hypogaea cultivar Tifrunner chromosome 9, arahy.Tifrunner.gnm2.J5K5, whole genome shotgun sequence genomic window:
- the LOC140175352 gene encoding protein MAIN-LIKE 1-like: MGDDPGRLYRLDGVAHIAGVINDEPRRCISSVRRQQGMRLDERYVPYLQMAGLYHLARLNDRWFRLDEPLVSAFVERWRPKTHTFHMPFGECTITLQDVGYQLGLPVDGDYVSGCLTDFHIYIEGGRPAWQWFQELLGVLPPENQVQKFAVNCTWFQETFGECPDGADEETVRRFARAYIMMLLGTQLFADKSGNRIHIKCRAVLRLASIHFTRY; this comes from the exons atgggggacgatccgggaaGGCTTTATCGTCTGGATGGAGTAGCTCATATCGCCGGTGttatcaacgacgag CCTCGTCGTTGCATATCCAGTGTTAGGCGGCAACAGGGGATGCGTCTTGATGAGAGGTATGtcccgtacttgcagatggcggGACTTTACCATCTTGCGAGACTCAATGACAGATGGTTCCGACTAGACGAGCCCCTAGTCAGCGCATTCGTCGAGAGGTGGCGGCCTAAGACGCACACCTTccacatgccgttcggagagtgcactatCACGCTTCAGGATGTCGGATACCAGCTGGGGTTGCCAGTCGACGGAGATTATGTTAGTGGTTGCCTTACGGACTTCCACATTTACATTGAGGGTGGGAGACCTGCTTGGCagtggttccaggagttgcttgGTGTTTTACCGCCGGAGAACCAGGTGCAGAAATTCGCAGTCAACTGCACCTGGTTTCAGGAGACATTCGGGGAGTGTCCAGATGGGGCAGATGAAGAGACGGTTAGGCGATTTGCCCGGGCGTACATCATGATGTTACTGGGTACGcagctgtttgccgacaagtccggcaaTCGTATACACATCAAATGCCGGGCTGTTCTCAGGTTGGCCTCGATACACTTTACTAGGtattga
- the LOC112711360 gene encoding uncharacterized protein — MSNVLAPFQLLELNVISAQDLAPVTRNMRTYAVAWVHPDRKLSTRVDTQGHTNPTWNDKFVFRVDEEFLYADTSAIMIEIYALHWFKDVHVGTVRVLVGNLIPPPPDRPYHNNRAPLGMRFVALQVRRASGRPQGILNIGVAVLDSSMRSMPLYTLNSSAVGYRHLMGEKDAYDSHNHLSPHVFNDSNSRRTSNANRSSSAAPIKPELRRTKSDTSSMMGSEAVVARRSIANKGRANSAISESVVSGASSLPEVEQHEEDETRKKKNKGRRSRGNSVTSEDSPEKAKSVKSKSILSGSLPWRLKKNRNDDSASMMTESEILHIQEPPPPNFEGGDNAFMHHHQHQHQQQHHNNLMEHGHAKEYNHSHRNENNANNHYPNNNEAMYANHHDDDDVASSVNTIHDDDDIRHDGHVISNNTHHHEAPPATSRKPEYMPPPPPQFHNSPAAQFHASPAPQFHASPAPKFRNSPAPKYMSSPAVEPQIKNSSAPYYINSPKPQYMNSPKPQYQSSPAHQFWNSPKPQFHSSPAPQFRNSPAPQFHNSPKPQFHSSPAPQFRNSPAILPKQYRPSPAPQYRASPGRFHPMSNRATPMHPFGYTPRFEYTTPRRSNLGNFGPPVVTESELGPSASEVAAEMARNPRVDEEGASTVGGWSLDESVEGLESKLDRWRTELPPVADRGDFSSFPATSTSKTPSRRSRRNTDSGLFSCFSTICGVECGISCGSDPKGKKKNQRHGVARSSASADETSFL; from the coding sequence ATGTCAAACGTGTTAGCACCGTTTCAGCTTCTAGAGCTCAATGTTATTTCCGCTCAGGATCTGGCACCCGTCACGCGCAACATGCGTACctacgcggtcgcatgggtgcaCCCTGATCGCAAGCTATCCACTAGAGTGGACACGCAAGGCCACACCAATCCCACGTGGAATGACAAATTTGTTTTTCGGGTTGATGAGGAGTTCTTGTATGCGGACACGTCAGCAATCATGATCGAGATCTACGCTTTGCATTGGTTCAAGGACGTCCACGTCGGCACGGTGCGCGTGCTCGTAGGTAACCTCATCCCGCCTCCTCCTGACCGGCCGTACCACAACAACCGCGCTCCCCTCGGGATGAGGTTCGTGGCGCTGCAGGTCCGCCGTGCCTCCGGGAGGCCCCAGGGTATTCTTAATATTGGTGTGGCGGTGCTGGACAGTTCCATGAGGAGCATGCCGCTTTACACGCTCAACTCATCCGCCGTTGGGTACCGTCACCTGATGGGAGAAAAAGATGCCTACGACAGCCACAACCACCTCAGTCCCCACGTCTTCAATGATAGTAATAGTCGCAGAACCTCTAACGCCAATCGCAGCTCCTCTGCGGCTCCAATAAAGCCGGAGCTGAGGCGGACGAAGAGTGACACCAGCTCCATGATGGGGTCCGAAGCGGTGGTGGCTCGTAGATCAATTGCCAACAAGGGAAGGGCAAATTCTGCTATTTCTGAATCGGTGGTTTCGGGTGCTTCGAGTCTTCCAGAAGTTGAGCAGCACGAGGAAGACGAgacgagaaagaagaagaataaggggAGAAGGTCGAGGGGTAATTCCGTGACAAGTGAGGATTCACCGGAGAAGGCTAAAAGTGTAAAATCAAAATCTATCCTCAGCGGTTCCTTGCCGTGGAGGCTTAAGAAGAATAGGAACGACGATTCGGCTTCAATGATGACTGAATCGGAGATTCTTCATATTCAAGAACCTCCACCTCCAAACTTCGAAGGTGGCGACAACGCCTTCAtgcatcatcatcaacatcaacatcaacagCAACATCATAACAACTTGATGGAACATGGCCATGCGAAAGAGTACAACCATAGCCACAGGAATGAAAACAATGCTAACAACCACTACCCTAACAATAATGAAGCTATGTATGCTAAtcatcatgatgatgatgatgttgcttCCTCTGTTAACAccattcatgatgatgatgacatcAGACATGATGGACATGTCATCTCCAACAATACTCATCACCATGAAGCACCCCCTGCCACTTCACGAAAGCCGGAGTATATGCCGCCACCACCGCCACAGTTCCACAACTCGCCAGCGGCTCAATTTCACGCTTCACCGGCGCCGCAATTTCACGCTTCACCGGCTCCTAAGTTCCGAAACTCTCCGGCTCCCAAGTACATGAGCTCTCCGGCTGTAGAACCACAGATTAAGAACTCTTCGGCACCGTATTACATTAACTCTCCAAAACCACAGTATATGAACTCTCCAAAACCTCAATACCAGAGTTCTCCGGCACATCAGTTTTGGAATTCGCCAAAGCCACAGTTCCATAGTTCACCGGCACCGCAGTTTAGAAACTCACCCGCACCACAATTTCATAATTCACCAAAGCCACAGTTCCATAGCTCACCGGCACCACAGTTTAGGAATTCTCCGGCAATTTTACCGAAGCAATACCGTCCCTCACCGGCACCGCAGTATCGCGCCTCTCCGGGGAGGTTCCACCCAATGTCGAACCGTGCAACACCAATGCATCCATTCGGGTACACGCCGAGGTTCGAGTACACAACACCACGGAGGTCGAATCTTGGGAACTTTGGACCACCGGTGGTGACGGAGTCAGAGTTGGGGCCTTCGGCGTCGGAGGTGGCGGCCGAAATGGCAAGAAATCCACGTGTGGACGAAGAGGGGGCATCAACGGTAGGAGGGTGGAGTCTGGACGAGAGCGTGGAAGGGTTGGAGTCGAAGCTGGATAGGTGGCGGACAGAGCTTCCGCCGGTGGCGGACCGCGGAGACTTCTCAAGCTTCCCAGCAACGAGCACCAGCAAGACACCCAGCCGCCGTTCGCGAAGGAACACAGACAGTGGGTTGTTCTCTTGCTTCAGCACCATCTGCGGGGTAGAGTGCGGCATCTCTTGTGGCAGTGATCCTAAAGGCAAGAAGAAGAATCAGCGCCACGGAGTTGCAAGAAGCTCTGCCTCCGCAGATGAAACTAGCTTCCTGTga
- the LOC112711359 gene encoding uncharacterized protein encodes MDNESERLNKSAPETEEEEEFKSTLRSAPSFEIYNTSHGEFGEDETYPGVVLLKRRESHGSAEFTFGGGGRKRMELIEEDAENERIGEKEKEDDDDDDVVDLEPPSPPMYLAAGLGVDATGFDANAVVGFENSLTHDDALVPNLQESEDLEGYYKRMVDEYPYHPLILKKHAQILKSKGNLEEAAEYFYRATLAEPNDGEALMEYAKLLWEHHHDKDRAVVYFERAVQAAPKDSHVLAAYTSFLWETDDDDNDVGNDQTQSDKEKLKTEPVKPSNEGSYQIRPFVHISTGQEIDIADINTVDWSGDSDVADYLRTLVEENPNNLLVLKKYAQFLFQSKDPEAAEDFYSRAVLADPSDGEMISEYARLVWELHHDQEKASSLFEQAVQATPGNSNVLAAYTCFLWELEDGES; translated from the exons ATGGATAATGAGTCAGAGAGACTTAACAAGTCAGCACCAGAaacggaggaggaagaagagttcAAGTCAACCTTGCGTTCAGCTCCATCATTTGAGATATACAACACCTCCCATGGAGAGTTTGGAGAAGATGAAACCTACCCTGGAGTGGTTTTGTTGAAGAGAAGGGAGAGCCATGGCAGTGCTGAATTCACCTTTGGTGGTGGTGGCAGAAAGAGGATGGAATTGATTGAAGAAGATGCAGAGAATGAGAGAATTggtgaaaaagagaaagaagatgatgatgacgatgatgttgtTGATCTTGAACCACCAAGCCCACCCATGTATCTTGCAGCAGGGCTTGGTGTTGATGCAACTGGCTTTGATGCTAATGCTGTGGTTGGGTTTGAAAACTCTCTCACTCATGATGATGCGCTTGTTCCGAATTTGCAGGAGTCTGAGGATCTTGAAGGCTATTACAAGAGGATGGTTGATGAGTATCCTTACCACCCTTTGATTCTCAAGAAGCATGCCCAGATTCTGAAA TCTAAGGGAAATCTTGAAGAGGCTGCTGAGTACTTTTATCGCGCAACACTAGCAGAACCTAATGATGGTGAAGCCCTAATGGAATATGCAAAGCTTTTATGGGAACATCATCATGACAAGGATAGGGCAGTGGTCTATTTTGAACGTGCAGTTCAAGCTGCTCCTAAAGACAG TCATGTCCTTGCAGCATATACTAGTTTTCTCTGGGAGACAGATGACGATGACAATGATGTTGGAAATGATCAAACTCag AGTGATAAGGAAAAACTAAAGACTGAGCCTGTCAAGCCTTCCAATGAAGGAAGTTACCAAATTCGTCCATTCGTGCATATTTCAACAGGACAAGAGATTGATATAGCAGATATTAACACAGTTGATTGGAGCGGGGATAGTGATGTGGCAGATTATTTAAGAACGTTGGTTGAGGAGAATCCTAATAATCTATTGGTTCTGAAAAAGTATGCTCAGTTTCTATTTCAG TCCAAAGATCCAGAAGCAGCCGAGGATTTCTACTCGCGTGCAGTCTTAGCCGATCCCAGTGATGGTGAAATGATATCGGAATATGCTAGGCTTGTGTGGGAACTTCATCATGATCAGGAAAAGGCTTCATCTTTGTTTGAGCAAGCAGTTCAAGCTACACCTGGGAATAG CAATGTTCTTGCAGCATATACTTGCTTTTTGTGGGAACTAGAAGATGGAGAAAGCTGA
- the LOC112711358 gene encoding cytochrome P450 89A2: MYIPTNPPSLYVLILWFTSFRWKQLSSQAPEFLSSENMETWLLVVVSACVCLLIRAIIITLTSSSHKSQARPRLPPGPPHIPIVTSVVWLAKSFSQIEPILVGLRAKYGPVITLRITTRPAIFVADRSLAHQALVQKGAVFSDRPPALTVSRILTCNQHNINSAPYGSTWRSLRRNLTTEMLHPNRIKSFSSVRRWVLDVLLNRLKSDSETTHSVRVIDHFHYAMFCLLVFMCFGEKLDEKQVKDVERVQRALLLAVNRFNVLNFWPIITRILFRNRWQEFFRLKEEQSDVLIPLIRARKCATEHRGGGGGDGGSDVVSYVDTLLDLELPEEKRKLNDEELVTLCSEFLSAGTDTTATALQWIMANVVKYPHVQQRLLEEIREVKGESREEVKEEELLRMPYLKAVVLEGLRRHPPGHFVLPHAVMEDVVLNGYLVPKKGTVNFMVAQIGWDPEVWEDPMAFKPERFLEKEKDFDITGNKEIKMMPFGAGRRICPGFNLAMLHLEYFVANLVWNFDWKVPDGETVDLSEKQEFTIVMKNPLHAHITPRI, from the coding sequence ATGTATATCCCCACCAATCCACCATCCCTATACGTATTAATATTATGGTTCACTAGTTTTCGTTGGAAGCAGTTATCATCACAAGCACCTGAGTTTCTGAGTTCTGAAAACATGGAAACATGGTTGTTGGTGGTGGTTTCCGCATGCGTGTGTCTCCTCATCAGAGCAATAATAATAACTCTTACCAGCAGCAGTCACAAGAGCCAGGCGCGTCCTCGTCTTCCCCCGGGCCCACCACACATTCCTATCGTAACCAGTGTCGTCTGGCTCGCTAAATCATTCTCCCAAATCGAGCCCATCCTCGTCGGCCTTCGGGCCAAGTACGGGCCCGTCATCACACTCCGCATCACTACCCGGCCTGCCATCTTCGTGGCGGACCGCTCCCTGGCCCACCAGGCACTCGTCCAGAAGGGAGCCGTCTTCTCCGACCGGCCCCCTGCCCTAACCGTCTCCCGCATACTCACCTGCAACCAGCACAACATCAACTCCGCACCCTATGGCTCCACGTGGCGCTCCCTCCGCCGCAACCTCACCACTGAGATGCTGCACCCTAACCGCATCAAATCGTTCTCCTCAGTCCGTCGCTGGGTCCTCGACGTCCTCCTCAACCGCCTCAAGTCCGATTCCGAAACCACACACTCCGTCAGAGTCATCGATCATTTCCACTATGCCATGTTCTGCTTACTCGTCTTCATGTGCTTCGGCGAAAAGTTGGACGAAAAGCAAGTCAAGGACGTGGAGCGTGTTCAGCGAGCGTTGCTTCTTGCAGTTAATAGATTCAACGTCCTCAATTTCTGGCCAATAATCACTCGGATTCTCTTCCGGAATCGGTGGCAGGAGTTCTTTAGGCTTAAGGAGGAGCAGAGTGATGTCTTGATTCCGCTAATTAGGGCTAGAAAGTGTGCAACGGAACACCGCGGTGGTGGTGGCGGTGACGGTGGCAGTGATGTTGTTTCTTATGTGGATACTCTGTTGGATTTAGAGTTGCCGGAGGAGAAGCGGAAattgaatgatgaagaattggtgACGTTGTGTTCGGAGTTCTTGAGTGCCGGTACGGACACGACGGCCACGGCGCTGCAGTGGATTATGGCGAATGTGGTGAAGTACCCGCACGTGCAGCAGAGGCTTCTAGAAGAGATTAGAGAGGTGAAGGGTGAGAGTAGAGAGGAGGTGAAAGAGGAGGAGCTGCTGAGGATGCCGTACTTGAAGGCCGTGGTGTTGGAAGGGCTGCGGCGCCATCCTCCGGGGCACTTTGTGCTGCCGCATGCTGTGATGGAGGACGTGGTGTTGAATGGTTACTTGGTGCCGAAGAAAGGCACGGTGAATTTCATGGTGGCGCAGATAGGTTGGGATCCCGAGGTGTGGGAGGATCCCATGGCATTCAAGCCGGAGAGGTTCTTGGAGAAGGAGAAGGATTTCGATATCACGGGGAACAAGGAAATCAAGATGATGCCATTTGGAGCTGGGAGGAGGATCTGCCCTGGCTTTAATCTAGCAATGCTCCATTTGGAGTACTTTGTGGCCAATTTGGTTTGGAATTTCGACTGGAAGGTGCCCGATGGAGAAACCGTTGATTTGTCTGAAAAGCAGGAGTTTACTATTGTCATGAAGAATCCATTGCATGCTCATATTACTCCTAGGATCTGA